From the genome of Epinephelus moara isolate mb unplaced genomic scaffold, YSFRI_EMoa_1.0 scaffold234, whole genome shotgun sequence:
AGACAGAAGCCGCCTGTTGCTGCTGGATGACAGGGCTGTTGCAGCGGCAGTGAAAGCAGCGGTGGCCCGAATACACGGGGACTATGGGGCAGCTCTCTGCAGCATCAGATTCTCTGGTAAGCAGTGGTAGTAGCAAATACTCCataacaagtaaaagtcctgcatttaattTCTTATCATATAGTTCTTTCAGGATATTATAGTCTTGACTGAGCTCTCAGTGttatctgatgttttttttcctttctagTGAAATATCTGAATGCTCATACTGGAATAGTACTCCTGCGTTTTCCCAAAAGGTGTTACAAACTCCTCTGGTCTGCATTGCCTTTCATTACCTGTATTGAAACTCGTGGGCACATAATCCCATGCTTTCTGAACTGTTTGCATGTGGGAGGTGAGAACAGCAACAGCATCACACATTTTATAATAAATCAGATATATATCTTAAACAATCTCACTTGAACACTAATTAGAGGTATATTTTTCAGGAACAATTAGAACATGTCAGAAGTTTTTGATCCGATACAACACCCAGCAGCTACATCGAATGCTCCCGAACTGCAAAAACGAAGGTAAGGGATTCAATGGACTTGCTGTGTAATAGTTTATGAAACACCCTGAACTCTGCAATTACAGGTAGTAGTGATCCATTAATTGCTGAACTCTGCAATTACAGGTAGTAGTGATCCATTAATTGATTTACCTGTTTGTGATTTAACTCACCTGTAATAAAATTCCCCAATAACTTGGAAGGTTTGCCAGTGTTGAACATGAATCTTCTTGAATCTTACAGGATATATTGAAACATTTCACTTAAgatcattttgaattttgtatTGCAGTCTGTAGTTTATTGAGACCATTTATTGAATACAAAACATTGGTTACATGATGCACAAAGACAAATAACTTTGACACTGACTggctccttctctcttttttttcatttgtagaAGAAAAGCAACAGGTTCAGACAGCTATTCTGAAGTGCTCTCTAACAGGAGGAAACAAGGAGTCATTTGGAGAGGAATCAGATAGTGAGGAAGATGAACAGTGACCTCAATGAAGTAAAAGGTGGCGGACTATTTTTGTTACGGGGCCGATAGAGAGGAagatatgaagcatttgaagaaaTGCATACTCCACTCTGTGGATATATGA
Proteins encoded in this window:
- the LOC126387140 gene encoding ribonuclease P/MRP protein subunit POP5-like isoform X1, coding for MVRVKSRYLLCEVNVSDRSRLLLLDDRAVAAAVKAAVARIHGDYGAALCSIRFSVKYLNAHTGIVLLRFPKRCYKLLWSALPFITCIETRGHIIPCFLNCLHVGGTIRTCQKFLIRYNTQQLHRMLPNCKNEEEKQQVQTAILKCSLTGGNKESFGEESDSEEDEQ
- the LOC126387140 gene encoding ribonuclease P/MRP protein subunit POP5-like isoform X2; the protein is MVRVKSRYLLCEVNVSDRSRLLLLDDRAVAAAVKAAVARIHGDYGAALCSIRFSVKYLNAHTGIVLLRFPKRCYKLLWSALPFITCIETRGHIIPCFLNCLHVGGTIRTCQKFLIRYNTQQLHRMLPNCKNEGKGFNGLAV